From one Nonomuraea polychroma genomic stretch:
- the glnA gene encoding type I glutamate--ammonia ligase: protein MFNSADDVLKFISDEGVQFVDVRFTDLPGTTHHFTFPVENFSGSVFTDGLMFDGSSIRGFQAIHESDMLLLPDPSSAVVDPFRQHKTLNINFFVHDPLTGEAYSRDPRNVARKAEEFLKGTGIADTVYFGPEAEFYIFDDVRFETKQNAGYYYIDSIEGAWNTGKATEGGNLGYKPRYKGGYFPVPPMDHFTDLRSEMVRNLIECGIDVEMQHHEVGTAGQAEIDFKFGTLLKTADNLMLYKYVIKSTALEYGHTVTFMPKPIFGDNGSGMHCHQSLWKDGSPLFYDEVGYAGLSDTARYYIGGLLKHAPSLLAFTNPTVNSYHRLVPGYEAPVNLVYSQRNRSACVRIPITGSNPKAKRIEFRVPDPSCNPYFAFSAMLMAGIDGIRNKIEPPEPVDKDLYELPPEEARNIPQVPGSLTDVLNALEEDHDYLLEGGVFTPDLIETWISYKRENEVDPIRLRPHPHEFELYYDV from the coding sequence GTGTTCAACTCCGCCGACGACGTCCTGAAGTTCATCAGTGACGAAGGGGTGCAGTTCGTCGATGTCAGGTTCACCGACCTGCCGGGGACGACGCATCACTTCACCTTCCCGGTAGAGAACTTCAGCGGAAGCGTCTTCACCGACGGGCTCATGTTCGACGGCTCGTCGATCCGCGGCTTCCAAGCGATCCACGAGTCGGACATGCTTCTGCTGCCCGACCCGTCGAGTGCCGTGGTGGACCCGTTCCGCCAGCACAAGACGCTCAACATCAACTTCTTCGTGCACGACCCGCTGACCGGTGAGGCCTACAGCCGCGACCCGCGTAACGTGGCGCGCAAGGCGGAGGAATTCCTCAAGGGCACGGGCATCGCCGACACGGTCTACTTCGGTCCCGAAGCCGAGTTCTACATCTTCGACGACGTGCGCTTCGAGACGAAGCAGAACGCCGGCTATTACTACATCGACTCCATCGAGGGCGCCTGGAACACCGGTAAGGCGACCGAGGGCGGCAACCTCGGCTACAAGCCGCGCTACAAGGGCGGCTACTTCCCGGTCCCGCCGATGGACCACTTCACCGACCTGCGCTCGGAGATGGTGCGCAACCTCATCGAGTGCGGCATCGATGTCGAGATGCAGCACCACGAGGTCGGCACCGCCGGTCAGGCGGAGATCGACTTCAAGTTCGGCACGCTGCTCAAGACCGCCGACAACCTGATGCTCTACAAGTACGTCATCAAGAGCACGGCCCTCGAGTACGGCCACACGGTGACGTTCATGCCGAAGCCGATCTTCGGCGACAACGGCTCGGGCATGCACTGCCACCAGTCGCTGTGGAAGGACGGCTCGCCGCTCTTCTACGACGAGGTCGGCTACGCCGGTCTGTCGGACACGGCCCGCTACTACATCGGCGGCCTGCTCAAGCACGCCCCGTCGCTGCTGGCCTTCACCAACCCGACGGTCAACTCCTACCACCGTCTGGTGCCGGGCTACGAGGCGCCGGTCAACCTGGTCTACTCGCAGCGCAACCGGTCGGCCTGCGTCCGCATCCCGATCACCGGCTCCAACCCGAAGGCCAAGCGCATCGAGTTCCGCGTGCCGGACCCGTCGTGCAACCCGTACTTCGCGTTCTCGGCCATGCTGATGGCGGGCATCGACGGCATCCGCAACAAGATCGAGCCGCCGGAGCCGGTCGACAAGGACCTCTACGAGCTTCCGCCCGAGGAGGCCCGCAACATCCCGCAGGTGCCCGGCTCGCTCACCGACGTGCTCAACGCGCTGGAGGAGGACCACGACTACCTGCTCGAGGGCGGCGTGTTCACGCCTGACCTGATCGAGACGTGGATCTCGTACAAGCGGGAGAACGAGGTGGACCCGATCCGTCTGCGTCCGCACCCGCACGAGTTCGAGCTCTACTACGACGTCTGA
- a CDS encoding reverse transcriptase domain-containing protein has protein sequence MDKLDTATVIPAADLAATSTAAVNGPEDTPLDWDAIDWRDQEESVRRLRQRIFTASQAGDLKRVRNLQKLMLRSWSNTLVSVRRVTEINAGRKTAGIDGQVVLTAWGKAELAHRVQHRASPGTARPVKRMYIPKPGGKRRPLGIPVILDRVEQARVSQALEEWEARFEPKSYGFRPGRSCQDAIAAIYWTAKGSKARRRWVLDADLAAAFDRIDHDHLLQQLGTFPARGKIGQWLRAGVVEEGRFTPTEEGTPQGGVISPVLLNIALHGMEMAAGVRYRQTGRRAGDTMPGSPLLVRYADDLVAPCHSREQAEQVKARLAEWLRPKGLIFNEDKTRVVHLEEGCDFLGFTIRRYHGKLLIKPSREAVRRIRNRMRAEVRSLHGANAAPPMRWARRAARWPWGSRC, from the coding sequence ATGGACAAGTTAGACACCGCGACGGTCATACCCGCTGCCGATCTGGCTGCGACCAGCACCGCTGCGGTGAACGGACCGGAGGACACGCCGCTCGACTGGGATGCCATCGACTGGCGGGACCAGGAAGAGTCAGTACGGCGACTGCGGCAGAGAATCTTTACGGCATCGCAGGCAGGGGACCTCAAAAGGGTCCGCAACTTGCAGAAACTGATGCTCCGTTCCTGGTCCAACACGCTGGTCAGCGTGCGACGGGTGACGGAGATCAACGCAGGACGCAAGACGGCCGGGATCGACGGTCAGGTCGTCCTGACCGCCTGGGGCAAAGCGGAACTGGCCCACCGGGTCCAGCACCGGGCAAGCCCAGGCACGGCCCGGCCCGTCAAGCGGATGTACATTCCCAAGCCAGGCGGCAAGAGACGCCCACTCGGCATTCCCGTGATCCTGGACCGGGTCGAGCAAGCCCGGGTCTCCCAGGCACTGGAGGAGTGGGAGGCGCGGTTCGAGCCGAAGTCGTACGGCTTTCGGCCCGGCCGCAGCTGTCAGGATGCGATCGCAGCGATCTACTGGACGGCCAAGGGCAGCAAGGCCCGCCGCCGGTGGGTCCTGGACGCGGACCTGGCAGCGGCGTTCGACCGCATCGACCACGACCACCTTCTCCAGCAACTGGGCACGTTCCCCGCGCGGGGAAAGATCGGGCAGTGGCTGCGAGCGGGTGTGGTCGAGGAAGGCCGGTTCACGCCGACCGAGGAGGGAACTCCTCAAGGCGGAGTGATCAGCCCCGTGCTCTTGAACATCGCCCTGCACGGGATGGAGATGGCTGCGGGAGTCCGGTACCGGCAGACCGGCCGTCGTGCCGGTGACACCATGCCGGGCTCCCCGCTGCTGGTGAGATACGCTGACGATCTTGTCGCCCCCTGCCATTCACGGGAACAGGCCGAGCAGGTCAAGGCCCGCCTTGCCGAGTGGCTGAGGCCGAAAGGACTGATCTTCAACGAGGACAAGACGCGCGTCGTCCACCTCGAAGAGGGCTGTGACTTCCTCGGTTTCACCATCCGCCGCTATCACGGCAAGCTGCTGATCAAGCCCAGCCGCGAGGCCGTCAGACGGATCCGGAACAGGATGCGCGCCGAGGTGCGGTCCCTGCACGGGGCCAACGCCGCGCCGCCCATGCGGTGGGCTCGTCGCGCCGCTCGATGGCCATGGGGATCCCGATGCTGA
- a CDS encoding RDD family protein — protein MSSKEPRWTQTWLGGVRAAGVDLGYPGQRLGLPEEGSGSIAGWGRRIGALVIDWVICTWAVVQLLLRMNPAESPWAPMAVFAVQYLILVGFMGQTFGHRLMGIRVAAMDGGIPRWLPVLVRTVLLCLVVPALIFDRDQRGVHDRASNTMVVRM, from the coding sequence ATGAGCAGCAAGGAGCCTCGGTGGACGCAGACGTGGCTCGGCGGGGTCCGGGCCGCCGGCGTCGATCTCGGATACCCCGGGCAGCGCCTGGGCCTGCCCGAAGAGGGCAGCGGGTCGATCGCGGGGTGGGGCCGCAGGATCGGCGCGCTCGTCATCGACTGGGTGATTTGCACGTGGGCGGTCGTGCAGCTGCTGCTGCGGATGAATCCGGCCGAGTCGCCGTGGGCGCCCATGGCCGTGTTCGCCGTGCAATACCTGATCCTGGTCGGGTTCATGGGGCAGACGTTCGGGCACCGGCTGATGGGCATCAGGGTCGCCGCGATGGACGGTGGGATTCCCCGCTGGCTGCCTGTGCTGGTCCGCACCGTGCTGCTGTGCCTGGTGGTGCCCGCACTGATCTTCGACCGCGACCAGCGCGGCGTGCACGACCGCGCCTCCAACACCATGGTCGTACGGATGTGA
- a CDS encoding class I SAM-dependent methyltransferase, with amino-acid sequence MLSVSSRANRGWWDGNADDYQVEHGGFLRDTGFVWCPEGVDEAEAHLLGEVRGRRVLEIGCGAAQCARWLVTQGAEVAAFDLSHRQLRHAQRIDLETGLHVPVVQADAESLPFAGATFDLACSAFGALPFVADPLAVFGEVRRVLRPGGRFVFSVSHPIRWAFPDDPGPRGLTSDRSYFDRSPYEERDERGAVTYVEHHRTLADWVNLLVASGLTITGLLEPEWPEGHERVWGGWSPLRGRHIPGTVIFSCSRA; translated from the coding sequence CGACTACCAGGTCGAGCACGGCGGCTTCCTGCGTGACACCGGGTTCGTGTGGTGTCCGGAAGGGGTGGACGAGGCCGAGGCGCATCTTCTCGGCGAGGTGCGCGGGCGGCGCGTGCTGGAGATCGGCTGCGGTGCGGCGCAGTGCGCGCGCTGGCTGGTGACGCAGGGGGCCGAGGTGGCGGCGTTCGACCTGTCGCACCGGCAGCTGCGCCATGCTCAGCGCATCGATCTGGAGACGGGGCTGCACGTGCCGGTGGTGCAGGCAGACGCCGAGTCGCTGCCGTTCGCCGGCGCCACCTTCGATCTGGCGTGCTCGGCGTTCGGGGCGTTGCCGTTCGTGGCCGACCCGCTCGCCGTGTTCGGCGAGGTACGCAGGGTGCTCAGGCCGGGCGGCCGGTTCGTGTTCTCGGTGAGCCATCCGATCCGGTGGGCGTTCCCCGACGACCCGGGGCCGCGTGGGCTGACCTCCGACCGGTCCTACTTCGACCGGTCGCCCTATGAGGAACGCGACGAACGGGGCGCGGTCACGTACGTCGAGCACCACCGGACGCTGGCCGACTGGGTGAACCTGCTGGTGGCCTCCGGCCTGACGATCACGGGGCTGCTGGAGCCGGAGTGGCCGGAGGGGCACGAGCGGGTGTGGGGCGGCTGGAGCCCGCTCCGCGGCCGCCACATCCCGGGCACGGTGATCTTCAGCTGCTCCCGAGCCTAG
- a CDS encoding tyrosine-type recombinase/integrase, protein MHALRHYFASVLLDAGESVKALAEYLGHQDPGYTLRTYTHLMPGSDGRTRKAIDAAFRPEGPDDRTGTEQAP, encoded by the coding sequence ATGCACGCGCTGCGGCACTACTTCGCCAGCGTGCTGCTCGACGCCGGCGAGTCCGTCAAGGCGTTGGCCGAGTACCTTGGGCACCAGGACCCTGGGTACACGCTGCGGACGTACACGCACCTGATGCCTGGCAGTGATGGACGGACCCGCAAAGCGATCGACGCGGCGTTCCGGCCCGAGGGCCCGGACGACCGAACAGGGACCGAACAGGCCCCTTAA
- a CDS encoding helix-turn-helix domain-containing protein, with the protein MSGHSKWDREAVAAQFTPEERAQARREIDAYVVGHRLAEQRKREGLTQAEVAERMGVTKGRVSQIERGDVATMELVGRYAAAIGWHVRTVLAKDSGEIIPLYDAV; encoded by the coding sequence GTGAGCGGACACAGCAAGTGGGACCGGGAAGCGGTCGCGGCCCAGTTCACGCCGGAGGAGCGGGCGCAGGCGCGTCGTGAAATCGACGCCTACGTGGTCGGCCACCGGCTTGCCGAGCAGCGCAAGCGGGAGGGGCTGACACAGGCGGAGGTAGCCGAACGCATGGGTGTCACCAAGGGCCGAGTCTCGCAGATCGAGCGCGGCGATGTGGCCACCATGGAACTGGTCGGCCGCTACGCGGCGGCCATCGGCTGGCACGTGCGGACAGTGCTGGCCAAGGACAGCGGCGAGATCATCCCCTTGTACGACGCCGTATAA
- a CDS encoding type II toxin-antitoxin system RelE/ParE family toxin has protein sequence MAWEINKTDELWDWFQGLDRASQLRITEAVDLLAETGPALGRPLVDTLKGAQVANLKELRPGSSGRSEIRILFAFDPWREAILLIGGDKSGNWSGWYREWIPWAEARYEQYLKEREAEEGQR, from the coding sequence GTGGCGTGGGAGATCAACAAGACCGACGAACTCTGGGACTGGTTCCAGGGTCTCGACCGGGCCAGTCAGCTCCGGATCACCGAGGCCGTCGACCTACTCGCCGAGACCGGCCCAGCTCTGGGGCGCCCCCTAGTAGATACCCTGAAAGGCGCTCAGGTAGCCAACCTGAAGGAGTTGCGGCCAGGGTCGTCGGGGCGCAGCGAGATCCGCATCCTGTTCGCGTTCGACCCGTGGCGTGAGGCGATCTTGCTGATCGGCGGCGACAAGTCCGGTAACTGGTCAGGCTGGTATCGCGAGTGGATTCCCTGGGCGGAAGCGCGCTACGAGCAGTATTTGAAGGAACGGGAAGCGGAAGAGGGGCAGCGGTGA
- a CDS encoding GntR family transcriptional regulator: MRRSPWLRARRARWRDVPSLPQACTMGLRSDTCDQSLPARARREVSRGPARPPDQILDGTYPAGEPLPHTAVLKETYGVGAHVITRSMKELKEQGLIWRVANKGMIVLGPAVSIGIPMAIERRDEPTAWAARRWPRAGTAPRRASCSGSV; the protein is encoded by the coding sequence ATGCGCCGCTCCCCTTGGCTTCGCGCTAGGCGTGCCCGATGGCGCGACGTTCCATCGCTGCCCCAGGCCTGCACCATGGGGTTGAGGTCGGACACGTGCGACCAGAGCCTTCCTGCCCGCGCCCGTCGTGAGGTATCCCGAGGTCCTGCACGACCTCCGGACCAAATCCTCGACGGCACCTACCCGGCGGGGGAACCACTCCCCCACACCGCCGTACTGAAAGAGACCTACGGCGTCGGCGCGCACGTCATCACCAGGTCAATGAAGGAACTCAAGGAGCAGGGCCTGATCTGGCGCGTCGCCAACAAGGGCATGATCGTCCTAGGGCCAGCCGTCAGCATCGGGATCCCCATGGCCATCGAGCGGCGCGACGAGCCCACCGCATGGGCGGCGCGGCGTTGGCCCCGTGCAGGGACCGCACCTCGGCGCGCATCCTGTTCCGGATCCGTCTGA